In Apis cerana isolate GH-2021 linkage group LG3, AcerK_1.0, whole genome shotgun sequence, the sequence ATATAATCATGCATATGCTGATTCAggtcttttttatattcatgcaTCTTGTATACCATCTCATGTCAGAGATATGGTAGAAGTAATTGTGCACGAAATGGTTACTAtgacaaataatattgtagacAGCGAATTAGCGgtatagttatatttattaagttttatttatataagtataataactatatttttctattttcttttaattttatataatattttaatgatagagAGCAAAGAAGCAACTACAATCTATGTTACTTATGAATTTAGAACAAAGACCTATTGTATTTGAAGATATTGGAAGACAGGTTTTAGCCACTGGTTCTAGAAAACGGCCAGAATACTTTATACAAGCAATTGGTacgttttatattacattaaaattcacGAATATTGAAtagttttaaacaattaaaaaataatctttcatgCATATACGTAACAAAAAGCATGAACTATATCAAAccagtatatacatatttatattattacatatattttaataaaattcatttatttattagtaataaCGTAGTATTGATATATCACTGCATTGTTTTGAGAGGATGTTTTGATagcaacataaatattttgtcattatcatattaaaataatatgataatttcttGTATAGATAACAAAGTatctattcatttaattacttaaatgtactaatatacatatgtaaatatctataattacttatataattaatatattgcatatgtataaataattgaaatttagtaTGCTAATTAtaacgtttaattaatatgcaaTAATTTGAGGCTATGAATATGTTAGTCTAGTATTGTTCATGCatttgattataatgatttttgtattgattaatttactatctttttttttttaattcatcttaattcattatttcaaagttgaatgctaataattttatacatttttctaacaatttgattatttatattatattaaaccaCATATATcataaggaaaaattaaaaaataatttctttttcatggaACACTTTCTGTCAAAAAATCTATTCAGCCAATATTCgtgaattttaatacaaagtgattctctttttaaaagtttagtatttcaatcataaatattttcgtttttatatatttcgttattacatatctcaatttttactttttgtgtaaataaaaagttattagatAACAGACATCAATCtcatatatatactaatatgaTTATTAGTTATTGTTCTTGGTATAGCAAAAGAATCACTTTGTGTactttataaatgttatttatatattattttttaatgacttGACATCAAAGTACAatcatattgatttttcaattttggctGAATCTTTTgccttattttattataattataatttaaaaatttagtttaaaaaatattaaaattattttcaatatataataatttgacgtCACGTCATcattaatgatgaaaaaatcattttattcgttCAATATTCATTTGTAGATGAGATATCAAAAgacgatataaaaaatgtagcaCGTCGATTACTTAAATCACCACCTAGCGTAGCTGCTCGAGGAGAAGTGAGAACTATTCCTTCAATTAGAGATATTCAAGCTGGATTAATTGATGAGCAAGGCAGATTACCTGGTTCCCGTAGTAGATTATCACTCTttcgttgattaaaaaaagttattaatgtagaaaatatttttttggcaAAATTATTTgccatatataaattgttgatttatctcgaaattaagattttatattctgAATATCACATGTGATTATAAAAgtgttctttaatttatttacaatctatatttcaatatatttattttaaccttCTTTCGTATGTGTTTAATagacgatttttaaatatttttttttttcattaaatttattatgtatatattgatataaatacgttatgtaaaaatacatgtaataatatgtatatgtatatgtacataacgtataaatacaaatataagcAACGAATATTCTTAatcattacatattaaatgaaatatttatcagataatctaataatctaatctaataaaaatattttatgctaaatcaatcatttttttatgcaatttttggaattttattgaaatttaaatgctaTAATTCatgcataaaagaaaaaaaagtttaattcattatttatgattttgaaattgtttcaaaaatataaattcaaacttgataatttttactgattttctaaaaattattttttcgttaattattaaacttttatgagtttcatttttttatcataaatttgaatttattttcaaaatgatatttataatacaaaaataaaataattaaaaatataaaaatatcgtactATATTCACATCAAAAAAtcactattataattaaaaaatttgattaatcaagttcaagtttttcttatttttatattgaacaaTAATCATccgaagatattttattaaaatatatattattgaaatataaacattatatttgttaatacaaCCACATATCTTTAGAATAttctaaatacaaaaatttatataagaactTATTTATACAAAGTAAGACtgcgatatataaaaaataagttttacttttattttatttcattttatctaatttaaattgtttaatgaaTAAGCTTCAATCACTTTacgtatcaattttaatgtttattttaattttaagaatcgaATTTCCGAAAATatctcatgaatatattaatatcctatattaaatattttaattaaatatttttcacataactgtatcgttattgtattatgatttataaatctgaaattataacaaaattaatattttaatattttttgttttttattgaatttaatgaaaaagtgtactattatatgattaatattatgaaatgattttaacgaatcaatgaaataatttaaaaataaaatacaaatatacttttttaaactttttaaatatttgaacgtaaaataaaatttgcaaaataaaaatatatatataatatatatatatatttttaataataataaatttttaataaagttttatattacaaacataatattataaaataaaaaaaaatgaaattcatatatcagagataaaaattgttttataaaattttaacattataaattataacattaaaaatttatattttttaaataatttcgaaatcagacaaattatcaattaacttataatttgtaatatatctttaatatttaaattggttataaataataacatatttattataatatgtatgattaatatacatacaacatataaaatattaaaagttgcgATTATGTtacttttacataaattatcacataaaaatttattattatattgtgatTAACATGAtaggaaaaatacaaaatttccattgtatatttttatttctgaacaATTTCTTCCATGAAATACAACTAAGCTTCCACTTCTTCTAATGTCTTAAGAAAAGAAGCTTTCTTTTGAGCAAcacgattctttctttctgatAAAGAAAGTTTGGCGCGATTCCAACGCTTtttcatagatattttttctttaataatcttCGTGTGTTCTGGATTTGCACGTATAGCTTCATGGGcactcttataaatattttcaatctgtagacaaaaataagaaaaatctttttttacatgagtattttatgtataaaataatatacatacagtggacgtaaaaagtatttatataataattaatttcaataaaaattgtttattaacaaaatttcaataaataaataatatattttatatgtacataatttaaaagtttttagaataatttgtaaaaaaaattatgctattaaatatattatttatatttattactaaaatattaataaatatctaaaaatatcttaataaatatctaaaaagtagcaaatatatataataaatataaatattgtaacttgaacataaaaaaaaactaaaatattacaagttgtaataaaataagattataaaatcatttataattatgaatatttatttatttatttattgtaaaagttgttaagaagtttaaaaagtttggacattaataaatctaatattacatatactgCTATACATATTACTatacatcaatttttaattagatcacatatactataatttgtatatagtattataataaaatagtctgtaaaaaatattataaaaaaaaaactgaagaaACAATtgcaaatgaaagaataaaattttgaaatattataatcatatgataatagattttcaaattttcaaatttactctatatatttatgaattataaaatttaattataaatcatttttttaaaattctaatttttttagttcttatatatatatataatatcttttatataatatttatataatatctttttctttcatattaaatatgaatatattttgtatttttgtatttttataattcatgatattttcaataaatttttatcttcttttatgctctaattacaatatttatattatatataaattatatatgtaataacatatgactaatataaatatttattacttatatataattatcactttctaaatatttattaatatattttaataataaatgtggatgacattttttttaaattattcaaattactttaaagatttctaatatatatatatatataatttatttgttgagATTTTGTTAATCTTTTCGATATGACTTTGGTTGATAACACCGAATGAATATAAACGAtcgtcaattttaatttcttttgcgCTCCAGACCTTTTTCGTTCGGTCGAATCAACAAGATCCAAATGATTATGATTTTCTGCATCCGTTTATGGTGAATTTTTTACAACTAAAATGATTTCAcagataaattaatgtataaaatttttatattttaatattttacatatctttataaagaaagaaaatttattgaatattaaagtctatattgttgttttatataatattttaataataaaatgtcgtttgatgtcttttttatttcgttgagAATAAACCTTACAATCCCAATAATGTGCTCTCATATTCACtatctattattcttatttttcacctTCTCTTATTCATCTCTATTTTCATcactattttctttctcttatcgTCAATTTCTTAATGACTAAAAGTTTCTTAATgactaaaaatttcattattcaataacaaaaaatcaaaCTTATCTTCacttgaattaatttcattaccaTTTACAAAACtcagaaactttgaaaataatatttttattgcaacgaCTGTCAAACTCGAACTAACGCCGAAAAGTTCGGTTTGCCATcacgatttaatttgaaataaaaaaatctagcCATTTAacagtatattattttatactttataagaTTAGCAAGATTAGATACGCAAGTTTCTATTcaagcaatattttaaaaaatcaaacataaatattgTCGCCGTTTGAATTATCAATCCAAGTGCCCGAAAATCACTATTGGAGTGCAAAAAAATACCATAATAATACCATGATAGATAAATACTGTATCGAAAAGATCAATGAACGAagattttgttgaaattaattactatatagttattttaataattataattatataaatattttttacatttattgtatatattattgaatataatcatatagtaatattcattgttaattttacaaattatttcttgttcacattatttatttttccttcatttatgttttcaaattatgtaatatgttatatattcatgaaataatagaatgaaTATTCCTATAagcaatattctatatatttgtttttctcataaatatgaaaaaaaaagtaaaaaaaaaaatataattttgataattatctaaaaaattaaaataaagaactgattttgataaaaaatatgtatagagaacaaaattttaaaattaaaaaataattttttcttatgtatatatttgtttagttttaatttttgaaatatttgcaaagaaagattattgttatggaattttgtttatattgtttatataacatatttatctgTTAACATATTgccatttttcataatttaagtttatataaacatatgacAGTAATTGGCATCTAAAACATATGTATGAACTATCATCACTATCACattagtatttattaaaaactttggGCATTTTATCAGATCTTTAGAATCCATGaagtacaaaaataaaatataaaaatataaaataataaaatataataaaataaaaaattttttgattgaaattaatcaatataataattcaagtatatataataataaatattaactatgAGATTAATATTACTATCATTTTAACTTACCATTATATTTttggttttttaaaaaattatattttcgttcaattcagaaaaattcgggaaatgttcaaaatttctatgaaTACTAAAtgtgattttatgaaatacttAAACTCAAatgaagttaaaatatttaagtttaaaaatttgtgaagTTTTTTGACTACttcatttgcatattttaaattttggctATTGTAATATGTTtacataaacaattaatactaaggcacatatatatatatatatatatatatataaatgtataaatgatgaatgtatgtataaatatataatgaaatttaatgaatagtaacaattttttttacaaatatctcaAAAGATTAAATGATATGTATGTGTTATATACTTaggaaaaaattgtacaaaattttgtcctttatatatttttaaaaattatgaaaattagtgaaataattttccatataaTTACCGTCATTTTTACTAATAGCATCATATTTTAAACTCATATTGTATCAAATCATGTTATATAAAAgcattcattaattataaatatttttaatttaataatattttatgattatatcaaaaattttatttataaaactatgtttattaattaatatctatttctatcatatgtatttatacatgtgataaaaatataaatgtatgatagatgtataaatacatatctatatatatatattttaattcatccaacttatatcttttttctttatatctttttcaatttatcaattattgttttagaattaattaaaatgcaaaatataatactattgtactagttttccttcttttattttttttataatttattgtttattagaatattgacTAATAAATgactaataaaaacaaattttatataataaaatattaatatataaaataaaaatataaatatcagaaaGTGAATAAAATGTAACATAAGTTGATATGATAAATGCTatattatgcatttatttCTTACAACCAATGTACTTATTATTGTCCAGGTGCGACACTGCAGAAATTATGAAAGTTTGCAGTAATTATAAACTGGACgaatcataatcataaaatgGACAAGTACTTACACTATCAGCTGTAATaccattttttatgtattgtgAAAATTGACGTTTGAAAGCTTCATCATCATCTTCTTCTAatgttttcatataatttgcaACATGTTGTCCAAAAATATGTTGTCGATGAACATCAGCATTAAAAGATTTGGACTCACTATCATAACCAGGAAACCTCTTGGtactatattataagaataaaaataattataaattatatttgaaattactttatattatttttatatttagaagatattatcagaaacataatttttaatctttttatgtctatgcaagaaaataaattgtattgtaGAACACAAATACAAAATCATGTCTTGCTATGACTCATATGACGcgcatgttttatataatcatcatAATATtagtgaatattatttttctatttaatatttcccgaaataattaaattataattaaatacctATGTGGAATATTTAAACCACCATCAACAGCACCTTTCATAGCGCCAAAAACTCTAGCACCAGTAGTTGTACGCATTAAACCAGTATCTAAATAACATCTGAATGCTCCAGGGCCTTCATCATCTAATTCTTCAACATTATATTCATCACCAGTTACTTCAGTTGTTCCAGTATACAAGGTATCTAGACCTAACTTTTTCAATaactaacaaaaaaaaaaataaaaaatcactatttaaaagatattataattaatttaaactatattaacattatgtaattattgttcagaataatatataacaggGAACAATTAAAGTTTCTTCAGTTATGCATCAAAGCGAGCTGAGTATTTCATcatcaaacaaatatttataatatataatagaatatattaagttGAGAAGTTGATATTTGGAAAAagtgtaaatttaattgatcaattttaatcaattttatataatcataaaaattattaaaaagcacATTTATAACACAACATAATATggcaatcaataatatataacataacataatcaAATCATggcaatcaaataaaaaacttttgttttcattttattctaaattttcaatttcaacttttcaactatgtatatatatataatattatatttatatataatgcaatatataatcataaaatataattataaaaacctTACTCTTCGTGCTAAAAGAAGACCTGTACAATATGCAGAAGCATAATTTGTAAGACCAACTTTAATACCATATTTTGGAAGTTCATGACTATATGCTGCACATACAATTCTATCTCCTTCAATTCTTGAATATGCaacctatatataaaaaaatctttaataattcataaataaaattttttaaatattttattcgttatatttacCTGACAAGTAATGTATTTCTTTGATAGACGTACAATTAGTCTATATTTAggagtattatatttatttttatcttgaataGTTAATCGTTTACGTGCATAATAATCAGTTTTTCCCTCACGTCGCCTTCTGAATTTAACTTGAtaacgtttaaaatattgtttatttttaacaactttTACAAAaccctaaaaaataaatgatataaatatattatttttcatattaagaacaattatatattctatacatttcacttatatataatattcaatgacACTGGAAcaattttctcatttctttatcaatatgaactaaaattttcatcattcaagagatattatttattaaaaattatatttattttatatgtaataatattatttataaaactaatactaatttttgactttattatttttaacattattatgagtatattaaatataaatatgcacatttcaattaaatagaaaaattattttaaatataatgtaagatataaaattaatcaattcaaaataataaataaaatattattgtattttttatttcataatattaaaatgatttataattaaatgatttatgaataaaaagatttattcatttatatatgctgtaatgaatatcatttttcaaatcctattaaataacatacatctaacatatttatttatattaaataatttatataaataattaaaaattttatttacttaattatactAATCTTAAGACAATTTTACTTACCATTTTAtgcgtaaatataataaaatcttaataccGAACAATCTTCTTCTATTCCACATACGAAAAGGAAATTATCGTTTATGCTCGATACATCTAGGGATTAATCGATTTAAGTAAATACGagtatattcgatatttcgatattggATATCGATATTTACAATTCTGATGTTTAATtagtattacaaaattattttaaataataaatattattttcataaacattcatattttaataccaaaaatgaataattatttcatttcaaatttcgaattttaattcaatactaCAATAATTCTGATATATTTCACAtcattatctaataaaaaataatggtaCTAGAATTCACTAGATAAACTTATATCTTATTGGACATCCGCATCAtgtgtttgattaataaaattttattttaattttatcatggtctaaagattggaaaatataCAGTTAAAATATGACAGTAGatcatatttaaacaataaatttttgaaaaattttgaaaatgttatattttctgaatataattttttaaatatttagttttgaagaaataataagcaaaatttaaaaaaagagaatcgattatgatagataaaaaaaattatttaaaaaaaaattttatataattaatattatatgaaaatgaattttgattattttttaattaaaaaagtaatttaattattttttaatgttttatgaaattaattttttattttatttcatatgcatgttttttttttatttaataatatatatatatatattataattttatatattgtatttttgtttaaaaaaaatgatgacatgaataagataaatagaacaaatatatgaattatgaattgttttttaaactctcataatttaataactgatcataattttgcaaattataattgtgagaatcctagataatattatatatatagattattaagttataaatgtaaattattttttacaataataatatataatatataatatatagcatataagaaaagaaagaattgaaaaatgcaattaaatctgtgttaaaaagaaaaaaatgcaaaaaactttaaaaattataaaatatctcatgaaagttaaaaaaaatatgttaaaaaacataaaaaaatgaaatatgtttatttgtaagaaaataaatacaatttattttttttttataaaataatcttataatttcttatataaaattttatgtaataatttgttcatattttaagttattttaaacttataaaaaatttatttatatacatatatgtagaaAGAagctattatttaattttaaatttaggattaaacttgtttttatttctaagacaaaaaaaatatttatgtaattaaatcatCAAATGAAGCAAAAGTTAGTATTTCATTAAAGATATAGAGATACAtgattatgcaaaaaaaaaaaaaagaaaattgaaagttttaaggattaaattaattactttacattgattcaaagaatttttaaaaagacattcataattaaactataaacCAGAAccaatatttattgcaaaaaccaatgattttaataaaatcattgtgactatttttttaagcaatatttacaatattaacaaaataagaactttatataattcaaaattttattttaaaatatttcttattcaaaaaaaaaaataataaattggatcAAGAATGAGATACAAATAAgcaatattagtaatattagtaatataaataagcaaGATAGCAATATTATGCACCTTAACGAGATATATATGCctccattattaattttctcatgtaaaataaaaaaacaaagtttttttaaatgaaatatctccAAATTCATAGTCtacattcaattaaaataaatatatatttcaagattatatcaaaactattattttatctctttttcatAAACATCAAAGATAATGTTATGCAATTATAGTTGATGgacattcaatatataaaaaatgtctaaaaattttgaaactattGAACTTATCTAAGAAGATGaagttattatgatttattttttttttatattgtattatccTATGCAATCaccattttataaaactttttattaattattttgcaaaaagttaaaaagttattatataatataaagagatattgtttcaattgttcattttaaagacatttgttttcaatttttgatttagcTTTCATAAAAGTATtagctataaaaattataggaactcaagttaaaattataggtttttgaaaatttagtcTTACGTATTTCAGTatagtgaaattttttattatccaaaacattaatttaaatgaaacttaatttaatttaatttaaatcaatcttaatttaaatcaatccacttttgcaaataaaagtttcatttcaataattttcaaatcttcaGAACAATTCATTTtggttttaaatttacaattatataaatatacatcagTAGttgaaatatctaaaataaaactaatgttataatttattaaagcaaatagaatttttttcaaaaatactattaaaattatgaatattttttagaagtaTTTATAAGttgtgttaaataataaaaatataattaatcgagaTCAAACTtctgagattaaaaaaaagaatataataaaaaaatttataaatgaaaaatctacaataataatatctgatgaatataaaacaaaatttgttgaatttgtttaaaaaaaaaattatctgcaataaaattaaaagataataaaaaaggaagttTTGTTAAATTGTACAGGTTGTATGAAaactaaataatgaataagtaataaataggtaataaatataataaatataataaatgtaaatataataataaataataaatataatagtataacatgattttattctattatattatatatagtatatagatatatagtaTAGCATGActtattaagtaaattaataattaataattattaagtaaattaagtaaattaataaataaataataattataaatattattattttctggaTCAgtgaaaatctaaatatagttatatagtttagttaatttattaatttacttaattagttaaatataCTAAGTAAATGTTTGAACAAAAATGATCTTGACTTTcattcaagaaatttaatctttttattgcaTTCTATTCTGTTTATTAGGATAAAAAGtctcaaaaaaaaacatgaattgcaatttttttaataaaaaatattgaagttatattatttttcaaatttattttatttatatttctttgatcaattacaaaaaaaaaattgtatttattatgacTATTTAAATACTATCATATATCCTACAattttgctttcttttttttttttaaataataattaggcAGGTAATTcacatgtttaaaaattattgaaacataaACATTGCGATGCATGTATCAATTTGAGTGAAATTAATGGCTTACACAAG encodes:
- the LOC108004068 gene encoding large ribosomal subunit protein uL18, whose protein sequence is MGFVKVVKNKQYFKRYQVKFRRRREGKTDYYARKRLTIQDKNKYNTPKYRLIVRLSKKYITCQVAYSRIEGDRIVCAAYSHELPKYGIKVGLTNYASAYCTGLLLARRLLKKLGLDTLYTGTTEVTGDEYNVEELDDEGPGAFRCYLDTGLMRTTTGARVFGAMKGAVDGGLNIPHSTKRFPGYDSESKSFNADVHRQHIFGQHVANYMKTLEEDDDEAFKRQFSQYIKNGITADSIENIYKSAHEAIRANPEHTKIIKEKISMKKRWNRAKLSLSERKNRVAQKKASFLKTLEEVEA